In one Alphaproteobacteria bacterium genomic region, the following are encoded:
- a CDS encoding branched-chain amino acid ABC transporter permease, protein MRQFIERHTFWAIVILVIAAAFLWMIFAVWPDWMVDAIGRKKTFVNTFLNGITLGGLYFLVASGFTLVFGLMRNVNLAHGSMYLLGAYIGYEVAEATGSWFLGLAVAFLAIAASGILLQVLIFRRMEGDDLRQTLVTIGISIIAADLMLAIWTGTTYQFAPPEWLFGAATLPVVSVVKSSGDAVFIKYPVYRLAVLAVAVAVGIALWLFLNRTRIGMMIRAGVNDREMLAASGVNVQLVFALVFAIGAGLAGFAGVIGGTALSIAPGEDIRYLLASLIVVIVGGLGSVTGAAIGALLIGLAEQFGLAYFPTYGVVLTFLIMVVTLAVRPQGIMGGR, encoded by the coding sequence ATGAGGCAGTTTATCGAACGCCACACATTCTGGGCGATCGTGATTCTTGTGATCGCGGCGGCTTTCCTGTGGATGATCTTCGCGGTCTGGCCGGACTGGATGGTTGATGCGATCGGCCGCAAGAAGACATTCGTGAACACCTTCCTCAACGGGATCACGCTCGGCGGTCTTTATTTCCTGGTCGCCAGCGGTTTCACGCTCGTCTTCGGGCTGATGCGCAACGTGAACCTCGCGCATGGTTCGATGTATCTGCTCGGCGCTTATATCGGCTACGAGGTCGCCGAGGCTACCGGCTCCTGGTTCCTGGGCCTCGCCGTTGCCTTTCTGGCCATCGCCGCAAGCGGCATACTGCTGCAGGTCCTGATTTTCCGCCGCATGGAAGGCGACGACCTGCGCCAGACCCTGGTCACGATCGGAATCTCGATCATCGCCGCGGACCTGATGCTCGCGATCTGGACCGGGACGACTTACCAGTTCGCACCGCCCGAATGGCTTTTCGGTGCAGCCACACTGCCCGTCGTCTCAGTCGTCAAATCCTCCGGCGACGCGGTCTTCATCAAATACCCGGTCTATCGCTTGGCCGTTCTTGCGGTGGCCGTCGCGGTCGGCATCGCCCTGTGGCTTTTCCTGAACCGCACCAGAATCGGCATGATGATCCGCGCCGGCGTGAACGATCGCGAGATGCTGGCCGCGTCGGGCGTGAACGTTCAACTGGTATTCGCACTGGTGTTTGCCATCGGCGCGGGGCTCGCGGGATTCGCCGGTGTCATCGGCGGCACCGCCCTGTCCATCGCGCCGGGCGAGGACATCCGTTATCTGCTCGCGTCCCTGATCGTCGTGATCGTCGGCGGGCTCGGCTCAGTGACCGGGGCGGCCATCGGCGCGCTTCTGATCGGCCTGGCGGAGCAGTTCGGCCTCGCCTATTTCCCGACCTACGGCGTGGTCCTGACCTTCCTGATCATGGTCGTGACCCTGGCGGTCCGTCCGCAGGGCATCATGGGGGGACGCTGA
- a CDS encoding branched-chain amino acid ABC transporter permease has translation MDTRRLFSGEFSFKDVHPAKLAVAVFLIAYPTFASDFFTYQIGAYSLILGTIALSLVMLAGYGGMVSLAQLTVAGFASYMMAIFGDNSVGVMGLGWPWWITAPFAIFMAALFSAFIGAISVRTEGIYTIMITLAIAVAFFYFVRQNYVLFNGFTGFAGVEPPTLFGIYWRDPVPFYYLTLVISAGFYGAIVYAARAPFGLSLQAIRDNPRRMRALGYDVTLHRVTAYFFSGIIAGTAGVLMVWFNGRVSPGSVGVDVAIDILVIAVVGGLRHPIGPFLGAIAFVLLENFAIDLIDRERFNTVIGLAFLLVVLFSPDGLLGIWNRLRERVRFSRNAQRSAERMARDDRQSAGSLE, from the coding sequence ATGGACACGCGGCGCCTCTTCTCCGGCGAGTTCTCCTTCAAGGACGTTCATCCGGCCAAACTGGCGGTGGCCGTTTTCCTGATCGCCTATCCGACCTTTGCATCGGACTTCTTCACCTATCAGATCGGCGCCTATTCCCTGATCCTCGGCACAATCGCGCTGTCGCTGGTCATGCTGGCCGGCTACGGTGGCATGGTCAGTCTGGCACAGCTGACCGTTGCCGGTTTCGCCAGCTACATGATGGCCATCTTCGGCGACAACAGTGTCGGGGTCATGGGCCTTGGCTGGCCATGGTGGATCACCGCCCCCTTCGCAATCTTCATGGCCGCCCTGTTCAGCGCCTTCATCGGTGCGATTTCGGTCCGGACCGAAGGCATCTACACGATCATGATCACGCTGGCGATCGCGGTCGCCTTCTTCTACTTCGTGCGCCAGAACTACGTCCTGTTCAACGGCTTCACCGGTTTCGCCGGTGTCGAGCCACCAACCCTGTTCGGGATCTACTGGCGTGATCCGGTGCCGTTCTACTATCTGACGCTGGTCATCTCGGCCGGCTTCTATGGCGCCATCGTCTATGCCGCGCGGGCCCCGTTCGGGCTCAGCCTGCAGGCAATCCGGGACAATCCGCGCCGAATGCGGGCGCTGGGCTATGACGTGACGCTGCACCGCGTCACCGCCTATTTCTTCTCCGGCATCATCGCGGGCACAGCGGGCGTGCTGATGGTCTGGTTCAACGGCCGGGTTTCCCCCGGATCCGTCGGCGTCGACGTCGCCATCGACATTCTGGTGATTGCGGTGGTCGGTGGTCTGCGTCACCCGATCGGGCCCTTTCTCGGTGCCATCGCCTTTGTGCTTCTGGAAAACTTCGCCATCGATCTGATCGACCGCGAACGCTTCAACACCGTGATCGGGTTGGCGTTCCTGCTGGTCGTCCTGTTCTCGCCCGATGGCCTGTTGGGAATTTGGAACCGCCTGCGCGAGCGGGTTCGGTTCTCACGAAATGCGCAGCGATCGGCTGAACGCATGGCAAGAGACGACCGGCAGTCTGCCGGATCTC